In Zingiber officinale cultivar Zhangliang chromosome 8B, Zo_v1.1, whole genome shotgun sequence, a single genomic region encodes these proteins:
- the LOC122015796 gene encoding transcription factor PHYTOCHROME INTERACTING FACTOR-LIKE 13-like isoform X1, producing the protein MNQYVPGWTVADDSGCLTDLLPTSSQKKPMGPENELVELLWRNGHVVMHSQTHRRAPAYSEFKQPQRHEQSLGNSSNLIQEPESASWFQYPFDDPFEREFCSEFFPEIVTTAETEKISKELMEEEEEEHRFLKFGSTNDSNNDFAASDAKQTTPSSQEHVMPPPKSHCLGSTPQSSCLDNASLPNFSQLSKMKADIGSSSCRLGHKGSGSNLKAGESSMMTVGSSNCGSNQVQAQTDPRNTLSNDGAGTWAGLKEDTGMRLLSDRLQSKPHEAALTSSSGGSGCSFGRAQKNASNQSHKRKAREVEDSVCQSEDAEYESIEEKKPTQRPMAKRRSRAAEVHNLSERKRRDRINEKMKALQELIPHCNKTDKASMLDEAIEYLKSLQLQVQMVWMGSGMASMMFPGVQQYISGIGMGMGMGMGHPPIPTLPTAVQLPRVPLVNQTVPPASSSNQSSIFPSPALGAVNFPSQMQNIHLPESYARYLSMHMMPPPQAANYCTYGSHLVQMNKSAAAPNSSSPASAGGAPGASIRNNRSG; encoded by the exons GCCGGAGAATGAGCTTGTTGAGTTGTTGTGGAGAAATGGGCATGTTGTTATGCACAGCCAAACACACCGAAGGGCGCCTGCCTACAGTGAATTCAAACAGCCTCAGAGACATGAACAGTCCCTCGGCAACTCCAGCAACTTGATCCAAGAGCCTGAATCTGCGTCGTGGTTCCAGTACCCCTTTGACGACCCGTTTGAAAGGGAATTCTGCTCTGAGTTCTTCCCTGAAATTGTGACAACTGCCGAAACCGAGAAAATAAGCAAGGAGttgatggaggaggaggaggaggaacacAGGTTCCTCAAATTCGGTTCCACCAATGATAGCAACAATGATTTTGCAGCATCTGATGCTAAGCAGACCACTCCTAGCTCTCAAGAACATGTCATGCCGCCTCCGAAGTCACATTGTTTGGGCTCTACACCTCAGTCTTCCTGCTTAGATAACGCAAGCCTTCCAAACTTTTCTCAATTGTCGAAGATGAAGGCCGATATAGGATCCTCAAGCTGTCGACTGGGACACAAAGGATCAGGAAGCAACTTGAAGGCGGGCGAGTCTTCGATGATGACTGTTGGATCAAGCAACTGCGGAAGCAATCAAGTCCAAGCCCAGACGGATCCAAGGAATACTTTAAGCAATGATGGAGCTGGAACTTGGGCAGGACTTAAAGAGGACACTGGAATGAGGTTGTTGTCGGACAGACTTCAATCGAAACCGCATGAGGCTGCTCTAACATCATCATCAGGTGGTTCTGGCTGTAGTTTTGGAAGAGCACAGAAAAACGCGAGTAACCAAAGCCACAAGAGGAAGGCCAGGGAGGTGGAAGATTCTGTGTGTCAAAGCGAG GACGCTGAGTATGAATCAATTGAGGAAAAGAAGCCAACTCAAAGACCGATGGCTAAACGCAGAAGTCGTGCTGCAGAAGTCCACAATCTCTCAGAGAGG AAAAGAAGAGACAGGATTAATGAAAAAATGAAGGCCCTGCAGGAGCTCATACCTCATTGCAATAAG acagataAAGCTTCGATGCTAGACGAAGCAATTGAATACCTGAAATCACTTCAACTGCAAGTTCAG ATGGTGTGGATGGGGAGTGGCATGGCATCAATGATGTTTCCTGGAGTTCAACAATACATTTCAGGCatcggaatgggaatgggaatgggaatgggtCACCCTCCCATTCCGACGCTTCCTACTGCAGTCCAATTGCCAAGAGTTCCATTAGTCAATCAAACAGTACCCCCAGCTTCCAGCTCAAATCAGAGCTCCATATTTCCCTCCCCAGCCTTGGGTGCAGTAAACTTTCCGAGCCAGATGCAGAATATTCATCTTCCTGAATCATATGCCAGATATCTTAGCATGCATATGATGCCACCACCTCAG GCGGCAAACTATTGTACATATGGATCTCACTTGGTACAGATGAACAAGTCTGCAGCAGCACCTAATAGCAGTTCACCAGCCAGTGCTGGAGGAGCTCCTGGTGCAAGTATACGGAACAACAGATCTG GTTGA
- the LOC122015796 gene encoding transcription factor PHYTOCHROME INTERACTING FACTOR-LIKE 13-like isoform X2 — MNQYVPGWTVADDSGCLTDLLPTSSQKKPMGPENELVELLWRNGHVVMHSQTHRRAPAYSEFKQPQRHEQSLGNSSNLIQEPESASWFQYPFDDPFEREFCSEFFPEIVTTAETEKISKELMEEEEEEHRFLKFGSTNDSNNDFAASDAKQTTPSSQEHVMPPPKSHCLGSTPQSSCLDNASLPNFSQLSKMKADIGSSSCRLGHKGSGSNLKAGESSMMTVGSSNCGSNQVQAQTDPRNTLSNDGAGTWAGLKEDTGMRLLSDRLQSKPHEAALTSSSGGSGCSFGRAQKNASNQSHKRKAREVEDSVCQSEDAEYESIEEKKPTQRPMAKRRSRAAEVHNLSERKRRDRINEKMKALQELIPHCNKTDKASMLDEAIEYLKSLQLQVQMVWMGSGMASMMFPGVQQYISGIGMGMGMGMGHPPIPTLPTAVQLPRVPLVNQTVPPASSSNQSSIFPSPALGAVNFPSQMQNIHLPESYARYLSMHMMPPPQMNKSAAAPNSSSPASAGGAPGASIRNNRSG, encoded by the exons GCCGGAGAATGAGCTTGTTGAGTTGTTGTGGAGAAATGGGCATGTTGTTATGCACAGCCAAACACACCGAAGGGCGCCTGCCTACAGTGAATTCAAACAGCCTCAGAGACATGAACAGTCCCTCGGCAACTCCAGCAACTTGATCCAAGAGCCTGAATCTGCGTCGTGGTTCCAGTACCCCTTTGACGACCCGTTTGAAAGGGAATTCTGCTCTGAGTTCTTCCCTGAAATTGTGACAACTGCCGAAACCGAGAAAATAAGCAAGGAGttgatggaggaggaggaggaggaacacAGGTTCCTCAAATTCGGTTCCACCAATGATAGCAACAATGATTTTGCAGCATCTGATGCTAAGCAGACCACTCCTAGCTCTCAAGAACATGTCATGCCGCCTCCGAAGTCACATTGTTTGGGCTCTACACCTCAGTCTTCCTGCTTAGATAACGCAAGCCTTCCAAACTTTTCTCAATTGTCGAAGATGAAGGCCGATATAGGATCCTCAAGCTGTCGACTGGGACACAAAGGATCAGGAAGCAACTTGAAGGCGGGCGAGTCTTCGATGATGACTGTTGGATCAAGCAACTGCGGAAGCAATCAAGTCCAAGCCCAGACGGATCCAAGGAATACTTTAAGCAATGATGGAGCTGGAACTTGGGCAGGACTTAAAGAGGACACTGGAATGAGGTTGTTGTCGGACAGACTTCAATCGAAACCGCATGAGGCTGCTCTAACATCATCATCAGGTGGTTCTGGCTGTAGTTTTGGAAGAGCACAGAAAAACGCGAGTAACCAAAGCCACAAGAGGAAGGCCAGGGAGGTGGAAGATTCTGTGTGTCAAAGCGAG GACGCTGAGTATGAATCAATTGAGGAAAAGAAGCCAACTCAAAGACCGATGGCTAAACGCAGAAGTCGTGCTGCAGAAGTCCACAATCTCTCAGAGAGG AAAAGAAGAGACAGGATTAATGAAAAAATGAAGGCCCTGCAGGAGCTCATACCTCATTGCAATAAG acagataAAGCTTCGATGCTAGACGAAGCAATTGAATACCTGAAATCACTTCAACTGCAAGTTCAG ATGGTGTGGATGGGGAGTGGCATGGCATCAATGATGTTTCCTGGAGTTCAACAATACATTTCAGGCatcggaatgggaatgggaatgggaatgggtCACCCTCCCATTCCGACGCTTCCTACTGCAGTCCAATTGCCAAGAGTTCCATTAGTCAATCAAACAGTACCCCCAGCTTCCAGCTCAAATCAGAGCTCCATATTTCCCTCCCCAGCCTTGGGTGCAGTAAACTTTCCGAGCCAGATGCAGAATATTCATCTTCCTGAATCATATGCCAGATATCTTAGCATGCATATGATGCCACCACCTCAG ATGAACAAGTCTGCAGCAGCACCTAATAGCAGTTCACCAGCCAGTGCTGGAGGAGCTCCTGGTGCAAGTATACGGAACAACAGATCTG GTTGA